The Thermococcus sp. genome includes a window with the following:
- a CDS encoding putative toxin-antitoxin system toxin component, PIN family — protein MSGKIRVVLDTSVLISALKTRNPRRSPAWQILKALRKGEITNFISKEIAEEMQGKVLGIGDEVGRPNVAEYILTLVLSKSIMVRPRRKFSNDPEFLKKLKDPNDAKFFDVAYARKAEYLISENIKHIVQMRDEATKTYRFDGRKVKILRAGEFVREVLR, from the coding sequence ATGTCTGGTAAAATCAGGGTTGTTTTAGATACTTCGGTTTTAATTAGCGCGCTGAAAACCCGAAATCCAAGACGTTCTCCAGCGTGGCAGATCCTAAAGGCATTGCGAAAGGGAGAAATCACTAATTTTATTTCAAAAGAAATCGCTGAAGAAATGCAGGGAAAAGTGCTCGGAATTGGCGATGAAGTTGGACGGCCAAACGTTGCTGAGTACATTCTCACCCTTGTTTTAAGCAAGAGCATCATGGTCCGTCCCCGGAGAAAGTTCTCCAATGACCCTGAGTTTCTCAAAAAACTGAAGGACCCGAACGACGCCAAGTTCTTCGATGTAGCCTACGCCAGGAAGGCGGAGTACCTTATTTCAGAAAACATAAAGCACATTGTTCAAATGAGAGATGAAGCCACCAAAACTTATCGTTTTGACGGGAGAAAGGTTAAAATTTTGAGAGCTGGAGAGTTTGTGAGGGAAGTTTTGAGGTGA
- a CDS encoding ATPase, protein MGILDIDIPAWSIDLVYGNTNSGKSYFSGWLIEQAWERGRRFIVLDTKVKNHLGLVQLPGVKLLKIKVGKRYNWRKLLEFDQVLVVPTRGTINRIGVDGLVDQYYKPLLDEAFRRDHDRIIVVEEAHRYNPSSRRPGHELEQLFREGRDGKLYPIAITQSIADFPKLLFRQAQRHFIFQHYVPNDVIYLNRMVPGFSELNEQLRPHDLIEFIPPNRTRIIKRELVVRRTRHYG, encoded by the coding sequence GTGGGGATCCTCGATATTGACATCCCAGCCTGGAGTATTGACCTCGTTTATGGGAACACTAACTCGGGTAAGAGCTACTTTTCCGGCTGGCTGATTGAGCAGGCGTGGGAGAGGGGAAGGAGGTTCATTGTCCTGGATACGAAGGTGAAGAACCACCTCGGCCTGGTCCAGTTGCCTGGAGTCAAGCTGCTGAAGATCAAGGTGGGTAAGAGGTATAACTGGAGGAAGCTGCTTGAGTTCGACCAGGTGCTGGTAGTCCCGACCAGGGGGACGATTAATAGGATTGGCGTGGACGGCCTTGTGGATCAGTATTACAAGCCTCTCCTTGATGAGGCTTTCAGGCGGGATCATGATCGGATTATTGTAGTTGAGGAGGCGCACCGCTACAACCCCTCCTCGAGGAGGCCTGGTCATGAGCTGGAGCAGCTGTTCAGGGAGGGGAGGGATGGTAAGCTTTATCCGATAGCGATTACACAGTCTATCGCGGACTTCCCGAAGCTTCTCTTCCGTCAGGCACAGCGGCATTTCATCTTCCAGCACTACGTGCCGAACGATGTGATTTATCTTAACCGCATGGTTCCCGGATTCTCGGAGCTGAATGAGCAGTTGAGGCCTCATGATCTTATCGAGTTCATCCCACCAAACCGGACAAGGATCATAAAGAGGGAGCTGGTCGTGAGGAGGACGAGACATTACGGGTGA
- a CDS encoding ribbon-helix-helix protein, CopG family, whose translation MRTKTVSARVEVGFYERVKAEAERRGITVSDLVRKALERELKPWWRFW comes from the coding sequence ATGAGGACTAAGACCGTCTCTGCGAGGGTTGAGGTTGGGTTTTATGAGCGGGTTAAGGCCGAGGCTGAGAGGCGTGGGATTACTGTGAGCGACTTGGTGAGGAAGGCTTTGGAGCGGGAGCTTAAGCCGTGGTGGCGGTTTTGGTGA
- the map gene encoding type II methionyl aminopeptidase, which translates to MEERDALIKAGEIARQVKKEVADMIKPGVRLYDIAEFVERRIVELGGKPAFPCNLSINEIAAHYTPYKGDESTLKEGDYLKVDIGVHVNGYIADTAVTFRVGMEEDDLMAASKEALENAISVIRAGVKISEIGKAIEETIRGYGFNPIVNLSGHKIERYKLHSGISIPNIHRPADSYVLKEGDVIAIEPFATTGAGQVIEVPPALIFMHVRDRPVRMAQARRLLMHIKKEYNGLPFAYRWLQGFMPEGQLKLALAQLDRVGAIYSYQILREVRGGLVSQFEHTVIVEKDGAYITT; encoded by the coding sequence GTGGAGGAGAGAGACGCCCTCATAAAGGCGGGAGAGATAGCAAGGCAGGTGAAGAAGGAAGTCGCGGACATGATAAAACCAGGGGTAAGGCTCTACGACATCGCGGAGTTCGTGGAAAGGCGCATAGTGGAACTTGGAGGAAAACCGGCCTTTCCCTGTAACCTCTCAATAAACGAAATCGCGGCTCATTATACCCCCTACAAAGGTGATGAGAGCACCCTGAAGGAGGGGGACTACCTCAAGGTGGACATAGGCGTCCACGTTAACGGCTACATAGCCGACACGGCAGTGACGTTCAGGGTGGGAATGGAAGAGGATGACCTGATGGCGGCATCAAAGGAGGCCCTTGAAAACGCCATCAGCGTGATACGTGCGGGGGTCAAAATCAGCGAGATTGGAAAGGCCATCGAGGAAACAATAAGGGGCTATGGCTTCAACCCGATAGTCAACCTCAGCGGGCACAAGATAGAGCGCTACAAGCTTCACTCGGGCATAAGCATACCGAACATCCATCGCCCCGCGGACAGCTATGTCCTCAAGGAGGGGGACGTCATTGCGATAGAGCCCTTCGCGACCACGGGGGCGGGACAGGTTATAGAGGTTCCACCCGCGCTCATATTCATGCACGTCCGCGACAGGCCCGTGAGGATGGCCCAGGCAAGGAGACTGCTCATGCACATAAAGAAGGAGTACAACGGCCTTCCCTTCGCCTACCGCTGGCTCCAGGGATTCATGCCGGAGGGTCAGCTGAAACTGGCCCTGGCCCAGCTGGACAGGGTGGGGGCGATATACAGCTACCAGATACTCAGGGAAGTTCGCGGCGGCCTGGTGAGCCAGTTCGAGCACACTGTTATAGTGGAGAAAGATGGTGCGTACATAACCACCTGA
- a CDS encoding TrkH family potassium uptake protein produces the protein MLELRKYINISDDIFVVKNLIGAILQGVGLAYLFPVLIVWFYPDEIRYVIYFALPGVFSILLGAWLARHMGKVEDVNLRQAMVSAAFTWLFASLISVIPFIYIAKMSFVDSYFESMSAWTGTGLTMMSNLESYPHIILFWRSWMQWLGGIGIVLVALTVLIRPGVAAARLYRAEARSERILPNLVNTSKVIFQIYLVLTLVGVYLYYINGMPLFDAVIHSMTGLGTGGMSSHDLSIGYFNSTSIEAVTIFLMIMGAVNFTVHYRLFKDRHLKPFFEDVQVKYMFIFLLPAIAVIALSLTRVGDAIGDALRQAVFHSVSAITCTGFGIADLSKYPELGKFILGILMVIGGGAGSTAGGIKLIRVILMYESLKWTLQSAILPKGAVIKRKVGNYIFSEEDIQEVMSFTMTYFAFLLIGTLYTMLRLGTSLTDSFFEVASAQGNVGLSVGITSPTLPIDVKVLLILHMWIGRLEIFSTLVFIISVFFLAPRMVSRR, from the coding sequence ATGCTAGAGCTCAGGAAGTACATTAACATCTCGGACGACATCTTTGTGGTTAAGAATCTCATCGGGGCTATCCTTCAGGGTGTAGGGCTGGCGTACCTCTTTCCGGTGCTTATTGTGTGGTTCTACCCCGATGAAATAAGATACGTGATTTACTTCGCCCTCCCTGGCGTCTTCTCGATCCTCCTTGGAGCGTGGCTCGCGAGGCACATGGGAAAGGTGGAGGACGTAAACCTCCGGCAGGCCATGGTCTCTGCCGCCTTTACGTGGCTCTTCGCCTCGCTCATCAGCGTCATACCCTTCATTTACATAGCCAAGATGTCCTTCGTGGACTCGTACTTCGAGAGCATGAGCGCTTGGACCGGAACGGGCCTCACCATGATGAGCAACCTGGAGAGCTACCCCCATATAATCCTCTTCTGGCGCTCCTGGATGCAGTGGCTCGGTGGAATAGGCATCGTGCTCGTCGCGCTAACGGTCTTAATCCGTCCCGGCGTTGCCGCCGCGAGACTCTACCGCGCCGAGGCGAGGAGCGAGAGAATACTTCCCAACCTGGTCAACACATCGAAGGTAATCTTCCAGATATACCTGGTTCTGACCCTTGTTGGTGTGTACCTCTACTACATCAACGGTATGCCTTTATTTGACGCGGTCATACACTCCATGACCGGCCTTGGCACGGGTGGTATGAGCAGCCATGACCTGAGCATTGGCTATTTCAACAGTACCTCGATAGAGGCCGTCACGATATTCCTGATGATAATGGGTGCCGTAAACTTCACGGTTCACTACCGCCTCTTCAAGGACAGGCACCTCAAGCCCTTCTTCGAGGACGTTCAGGTCAAGTACATGTTCATCTTTCTGCTGCCGGCGATAGCGGTTATAGCCCTCAGCCTCACTCGGGTGGGGGACGCCATCGGCGATGCCCTGAGGCAGGCGGTATTCCACTCCGTTTCGGCCATAACCTGTACCGGATTTGGAATCGCCGACCTGAGCAAGTATCCGGAGCTGGGCAAGTTTATCCTCGGGATTCTAATGGTGATAGGTGGAGGCGCCGGAAGTACCGCGGGTGGTATAAAGCTCATCCGTGTCATATTGATGTACGAGAGCCTGAAGTGGACCCTCCAGAGTGCCATCCTGCCCAAGGGTGCCGTTATCAAGAGGAAGGTTGGCAACTACATATTCAGCGAGGAGGACATCCAGGAGGTCATGAGCTTCACCATGACGTACTTTGCGTTCCTGCTCATAGGCACCCTCTACACGATGCTCCGTCTCGGGACAAGCCTCACGGACTCGTTCTTTGAGGTCGCATCCGCCCAGGGCAACGTCGGGCTCAGCGTGGGCATAACCTCTCCGACCTTGCCCATCGATGTGAAGGTACTGCTAATACTCCACATGTGGATAGGAAGGCTGGAGATATTCTCGACCCTCGTCTTCATAATAAGCGTGTTCTTCCTGGCCCCGAGGATGGTGAGCAGGAGATGA
- a CDS encoding ATP-binding cassette domain-containing protein has protein sequence MKVISVENLSFKYRRAGEYSLRDVSFDVREGELLGIIGPSGSGKSTLCLTLNGIIPHSIKGEFSGDVVVSDPRTGEEYNTRETPVSKLSTVVGLVLQNPESQLFNMTVEEEIAFGLENLGFERNEILRRLRWALEVTGLRGLEREFPPNLSGGQQQRLAIAAVLAMEPAVLVLDEPTSQLDPVGRKEVLGLISLLRKEHGMTVVLVEHHTDYILRFADRVLVMDRGEIVLEGTPRELAEEVETLKKLGIKLPPSLEISHELRKRGVVKTPALTEEELLSGIGHL, from the coding sequence ATGAAGGTTATCAGCGTGGAGAACCTCAGCTTCAAGTACCGGAGGGCCGGTGAATACTCACTGAGGGACGTCAGCTTTGACGTCAGAGAGGGAGAGCTTCTGGGGATAATCGGACCGAGCGGAAGCGGAAAATCGACGCTCTGTCTGACCCTCAACGGCATAATTCCCCACTCGATAAAGGGAGAATTCTCGGGCGATGTGGTGGTGAGTGATCCCAGAACCGGCGAGGAATACAACACTAGGGAAACACCCGTCTCGAAGCTCTCCACGGTTGTTGGCCTTGTTCTCCAGAACCCGGAGAGCCAGCTCTTCAACATGACGGTCGAGGAGGAGATAGCCTTTGGCCTCGAAAACCTCGGATTCGAAAGGAACGAGATACTGAGGCGCCTCCGCTGGGCGCTGGAGGTAACCGGGCTGAGGGGTCTTGAGCGGGAATTTCCCCCCAACCTCAGCGGCGGTCAGCAGCAGAGGCTTGCCATAGCCGCTGTTCTGGCCATGGAGCCTGCGGTTCTGGTCCTTGATGAGCCAACGTCCCAGCTGGACCCCGTTGGGAGGAAGGAGGTTCTGGGGTTGATATCTCTCCTCCGGAAGGAGCACGGAATGACGGTGGTTCTAGTCGAGCACCACACGGACTACATACTCCGCTTTGCCGACAGGGTTCTCGTTATGGACAGGGGGGAGATAGTCCTTGAGGGCACTCCGCGGGAGCTTGCGGAGGAGGTCGAAACGTTGAAGAAGCTAGGGATAAAACTGCCTCCAAGCCTTGAAATCTCCCACGAGCTTAGGAAGCGGGGAGTTGTCAAAACCCCCGCCCTTACTGAGGAGGAGCTTCTCTCCGGGATAGGACATCTTTGA
- the cyaB gene encoding class IV adenylate cyclase, giving the protein MIEIEVKGYADDGVFERVREKFKLIRTEYHEDTYFRHPCRDFAETDEALRIRIKRFNGHFEAFITYKGPKIDENSKTRKEIEVPISDPDKHLEILESLGFEEVLTIEKTREKYYVDKGIIIDLDEVNGLGKFIEIEALAEGEEVVEETVKILREILESLGVKRFERRSYLELMLQREVNHGEAG; this is encoded by the coding sequence ATGATAGAGATAGAGGTTAAGGGGTACGCAGACGACGGGGTCTTTGAAAGGGTTCGGGAGAAATTTAAGCTGATAAGGACCGAATACCATGAGGACACGTACTTCCGCCACCCCTGCCGGGACTTCGCCGAAACCGACGAGGCGCTGAGGATAAGGATAAAGCGCTTCAACGGACATTTTGAGGCTTTCATAACGTATAAGGGACCAAAAATAGACGAGAACTCAAAGACCAGGAAGGAAATAGAAGTCCCGATAAGCGACCCGGACAAACACCTTGAGATCCTGGAAAGCCTGGGCTTTGAGGAGGTTCTCACGATAGAAAAGACCCGGGAAAAGTACTACGTTGACAAGGGCATCATAATAGACCTCGACGAAGTTAACGGCCTCGGAAAGTTCATAGAGATTGAGGCGCTGGCCGAGGGAGAGGAGGTGGTTGAGGAGACCGTGAAGATACTCCGGGAAATCCTGGAGTCCCTGGGAGTCAAAAGGTTCGAGAGGCGTTCGTATCTGGAGCTGATGCTCCAAAGGGAGGTGAACCATGGGGAAGCTGGATGA
- a CDS encoding archaemetzincin family Zn-dependent metalloprotease, producing the protein MWGVNTELGEDFPPLTRTILLVPIGTIEKYIIRAVAGFVDSYYSRFGFSVERADVLPEEEFLGAYDPLRHQYIGRTFLPVLHGIGKKRRARAVLGITRLDLYEEGMNFIFGIAHAGLRTAVVSTFRLRPEFYGDAPDERLYTERTIKEAMHELGHVFGLQHCPNERCVMHFSNSIIETDIKDALYCPTCLKKLRKNLGAEP; encoded by the coding sequence ATGTGGGGCGTGAACACCGAACTGGGAGAGGACTTCCCACCGCTCACCCGAACGATACTCCTGGTACCCATCGGGACCATTGAGAAATATATCATAAGGGCAGTTGCAGGATTTGTTGATTCATACTACTCCAGGTTCGGTTTTTCCGTCGAGAGGGCAGACGTCCTTCCGGAAGAGGAATTCCTGGGGGCGTATGATCCCCTGAGACACCAGTACATTGGGAGGACGTTCCTTCCGGTGCTCCATGGTATCGGCAAAAAGAGGAGAGCACGTGCGGTGCTGGGGATAACCCGGCTTGACCTGTATGAGGAGGGCATGAACTTCATCTTCGGCATCGCCCACGCGGGACTCCGGACGGCCGTCGTCTCCACGTTCAGGCTGAGACCTGAGTTCTATGGGGATGCTCCGGACGAGAGGCTCTACACGGAGCGGACTATCAAGGAAGCAATGCACGAGCTGGGCCACGTCTTTGGCCTCCAGCACTGTCCCAACGAGAGGTGCGTAATGCACTTCTCGAACTCCATCATCGAAACGGATATTAAAGACGCCCTTTACTGCCCCACCTGTCTGAAAAAGCTTAGGAAAAACCTGGGGGCGGAACCATGA
- a CDS encoding lysyl aminopeptidase: MVDIELLKKVVEAPGVSGYEFLGIRDVVIEALMDYVDEIYVDKLGNVIAHKKGTGPRVMVAAHMDKIGVMVNHIDKEGYLHIVRVGGVDPRTLVAQRIRFFTEKGERFGVVGHIPPHLQKPEDRKKAADWDTIVVDVGADSREEAEEMGFRVGTVGEFAPAFVQLTENRIATPYLDDRVCLYTMIETARAVENHEADIYFVASVQEEVGLRGARVASYAINPEIGIAMDVTFAKQVGDKGKIVPKLGGGPVMDVGPNINPKVRAFADEVAKKYDIPLQVEASPRPTGTDANIMQINREGVATAVLSVPIRYMHSQVETADLRDIDMTIKLAKHFLEDLREMELTP, encoded by the coding sequence ATGGTGGACATAGAACTGCTTAAGAAGGTCGTCGAGGCCCCTGGAGTTTCCGGGTACGAGTTCCTTGGAATAAGGGATGTCGTTATCGAGGCCCTGATGGACTACGTCGACGAGATTTACGTTGACAAGCTCGGCAACGTCATCGCCCACAAAAAGGGCACCGGGCCAAGGGTTATGGTGGCGGCACACATGGACAAGATAGGCGTCATGGTGAACCACATCGACAAGGAGGGTTACCTCCACATAGTCCGCGTCGGCGGTGTTGACCCGAGGACTCTTGTGGCGCAGAGAATAAGGTTCTTCACCGAAAAGGGCGAGCGCTTTGGCGTGGTTGGCCACATCCCACCCCACCTCCAGAAGCCGGAGGACAGGAAGAAAGCGGCCGACTGGGACACCATCGTTGTGGACGTCGGGGCGGACAGCAGGGAGGAAGCGGAGGAGATGGGCTTCAGGGTTGGAACCGTCGGCGAATTTGCCCCCGCCTTCGTTCAGCTCACCGAGAACAGGATTGCGACGCCCTACCTCGACGACAGGGTCTGTCTCTACACCATGATAGAGACCGCAAGGGCGGTTGAGAACCATGAGGCTGACATATACTTCGTCGCCTCCGTCCAGGAGGAGGTAGGCCTCCGCGGTGCCCGCGTGGCCTCCTACGCGATCAACCCGGAAATAGGTATAGCAATGGACGTCACCTTCGCCAAGCAGGTCGGCGACAAGGGCAAGATAGTGCCAAAGCTCGGCGGCGGGCCGGTCATGGACGTCGGGCCGAACATCAACCCGAAGGTTAGGGCATTCGCAGATGAAGTCGCCAAGAAGTACGACATTCCACTCCAGGTCGAGGCCTCCCCAAGGCCAACAGGCACAGATGCCAACATCATGCAGATCAACCGCGAGGGTGTCGCCACCGCGGTCCTCAGCGTGCCCATACGCTACATGCACAGCCAGGTTGAGACCGCAGACCTCAGGGACATCGACATGACGATTAAACTCGCCAAGCACTTCCTTGAGGATCTCCGCGAGATGGAACTAACCCCGTGA
- the hjc gene encoding Holliday junction resolvase Hjc, with protein MKYRRGASAERELIKMLEKAGFAVVRSAGSKKVDIVAGNGKVHLCIEVKSTREEKLYFSSEDYEKLVSFAGKFGAKPVVAVKFINNGWRFFLPETLEKSGKNYKVSLQTKNYLTFDEVIGRQRSLEGVVKGEV; from the coding sequence ATGAAGTACAGAAGGGGTGCCAGCGCGGAGAGGGAGCTTATAAAGATGCTCGAAAAGGCCGGTTTCGCGGTGGTGCGTTCCGCCGGAAGCAAGAAGGTGGATATCGTGGCCGGCAACGGGAAAGTCCATCTCTGCATAGAGGTGAAAAGTACACGGGAGGAAAAGCTCTACTTCAGCAGCGAGGATTATGAGAAGCTCGTCTCCTTTGCAGGAAAGTTCGGCGCAAAGCCGGTTGTTGCGGTCAAGTTCATAAACAACGGCTGGCGTTTCTTCCTCCCGGAGACCCTTGAAAAAAGCGGCAAAAACTATAAGGTTAGCCTGCAAACAAAGAACTATCTCACCTTCGACGAAGTTATCGGGAGGCAGAGGTCCCTCGAAGGGGTGGTAAAGGGTGAAGTTTAA
- a CDS encoding gamma carbonic anhydrase family protein, with product MAIYELAGKTPKIHETAFIDETASVIGDVVLEAKTSVWPSAVLRGDIEQIYVGEGSNIQDNVSVHTSHGQPTIIGKYVTIGHNAVVHGAKIGDYTIIGMGAVILDGAKIGKHVVIGAGALVPPGKEIPDYSLVVGVPGKVVRQLSEEEIEWTKKNAEIYIELAEMHLSGRKKIE from the coding sequence ATGGCGATTTACGAGTTGGCCGGAAAGACTCCTAAAATTCACGAGACCGCTTTCATCGATGAGACTGCCTCGGTCATAGGCGATGTCGTTCTTGAGGCGAAGACGAGCGTCTGGCCGTCGGCGGTCCTGAGGGGAGATATAGAGCAGATTTACGTGGGCGAAGGCTCGAACATTCAGGATAACGTCAGCGTACATACCTCCCACGGACAGCCGACGATAATAGGCAAGTACGTCACCATAGGTCACAACGCAGTCGTTCACGGTGCTAAAATAGGGGACTACACCATCATCGGTATGGGGGCCGTCATACTCGATGGCGCGAAGATAGGCAAGCACGTCGTCATCGGCGCTGGAGCGCTCGTTCCTCCCGGCAAGGAGATACCGGACTACAGCCTGGTCGTCGGCGTTCCCGGCAAAGTCGTCAGGCAGCTCAGCGAGGAGGAAATCGAGTGGACGAAGAAGAACGCCGAGATTTACATCGAGCTGGCCGAGATGCACCTCTCCGGCAGGAAAAAGATTGAGTGA
- the uppS gene encoding polyprenyl diphosphate synthase, producing MISRLVSHVPHILFKPVYDIYEGYLLDRVKSGRIPKHVAIIMDGNRRWARKLEKPPWYGHLFGSRKLEEILEWCRELGIRTLTVYAFSTENFKRTPEEVNALMNLFEEKFRELLEDERVHKYGIRVNVLGRKELLPENVREAAEEAEKATRKYSNYTLNIALAYGGRSEIADAVRDIVRDALAGRIKPEDVDEELIKEYLYYPNMPDPDIVIRTGGEERISNFLLYQIAYSELFFVDVYFPEFRKIDFLRIIREYQKRQRRFGR from the coding sequence ATGATTTCCCGTCTTGTTTCCCACGTTCCCCACATTTTATTCAAGCCCGTTTACGATATCTACGAGGGCTACCTTCTGGACAGGGTTAAGTCCGGGAGGATTCCAAAGCACGTGGCCATAATAATGGACGGGAACCGGAGATGGGCGCGGAAGCTGGAGAAGCCCCCATGGTACGGCCACCTCTTCGGTTCCCGGAAGCTTGAGGAGATACTCGAGTGGTGTCGTGAGCTGGGCATAAGAACGCTCACCGTTTACGCCTTCTCCACCGAGAACTTCAAGAGAACCCCCGAGGAGGTAAACGCCCTCATGAACCTATTCGAGGAGAAGTTCAGGGAGCTCCTTGAGGACGAGAGGGTTCACAAGTACGGAATTCGGGTAAACGTCCTTGGGAGAAAGGAACTCCTTCCCGAAAACGTCAGGGAAGCCGCCGAGGAAGCGGAGAAGGCCACGAGGAAGTATAGCAACTACACTCTCAACATAGCCCTCGCCTACGGGGGAAGGAGCGAGATAGCCGATGCCGTGCGGGACATCGTGAGGGACGCCCTGGCCGGTAGGATAAAGCCGGAGGATGTTGATGAGGAGCTCATAAAGGAGTACCTGTACTATCCGAACATGCCCGACCCGGACATAGTCATAAGGACAGGTGGTGAGGAGAGGATAAGCAACTTCCTTCTGTATCAAATCGCCTACAGCGAGCTCTTCTTTGTTGACGTTTACTTCCCCGAGTTCAGGAAGATAGACTTCCTCAGGATTATTCGCGAGTACCAGAAGAGGCAGAGACGCTTCGGGAGGTAG
- a CDS encoding TBP-interacting protein, whose product MAYGELSPRIKKVYAQVRYLDDYHWEITGGRIIGVHKKSNVRVTIEVADNREHAEKLAENGGGEGIRIIAIPDKSVFFVHNGVFILTYRYLKATLADINDHIVWSGFKVIEDGDGLIQEDFYEYLGGAFINHIKNNMLAGQDYVFWQFYRCKECGKYVDVESLERHLKGHGIKHHEQSEERYEVFEINFRDGKIYDKYGKEVPLREFSEEAKDFLDEIMAGMKGT is encoded by the coding sequence ATGGCCTACGGTGAGCTGAGTCCGAGGATCAAGAAGGTCTATGCCCAGGTGAGATACCTAGACGATTATCACTGGGAGATAACCGGCGGGAGGATCATTGGGGTTCACAAGAAGAGCAACGTCAGGGTTACCATCGAGGTGGCCGACAACAGGGAGCACGCTGAGAAACTGGCCGAAAACGGTGGTGGCGAGGGGATCAGGATAATTGCCATACCCGACAAGAGCGTCTTCTTTGTCCACAACGGGGTTTTCATACTCACCTACCGCTATCTCAAGGCAACGCTCGCGGACATAAACGACCACATAGTCTGGAGCGGGTTCAAGGTGATCGAGGACGGGGACGGCTTGATTCAGGAGGACTTCTACGAGTACCTCGGCGGGGCGTTCATAAACCACATCAAGAACAACATGCTCGCTGGTCAGGACTACGTATTCTGGCAGTTCTACAGGTGCAAGGAGTGCGGAAAGTACGTTGACGTCGAGAGCCTTGAGAGGCATCTTAAGGGGCACGGGATAAAGCACCACGAGCAGAGTGAAGAGCGCTACGAGGTCTTCGAGATAAACTTCAGGGACGGCAAAATCTACGACAAGTACGGTAAGGAGGTTCCCCTTAGGGAGTTCAGCGAGGAGGCGAAGGATTTCCTCGACGAGATAATGGCGGGTATGAAGGGAACATGA